The following are from one region of the Rosistilla carotiformis genome:
- a CDS encoding type I polyketide synthase, producing MTDQPLAVVGMACRFPKGLDSITQLWEALKTRFNAIDTIPADRWDVDRYYSSNPVSKGKAYIRRGGFLHQDPTTFDASFFGISPREAENMDPQQRLMLEVVWEAFENAGIPLPDQAGKSFGVYVGGFMLDHMITQMSSRNRSQINQHSAAGMMMTMLSNRISHTYDLRGPSLSIDTACSSSLVAFHYACQDLWRGTAQMAIVGGVNVMMRPEYPMGMCKGHFLSRDGESKSFDARGDGYGRGEGAGVVLLKPLEHALRDGDEILSTVIGSGTNQDGCTAGISMPSGDAQRALIQSVCERYQIHPLQIKYVECHGTGTAIGDPTECQAIGEIYGQGRHGEDRVVIGSIKSNTGHMEACAGIAGVIKGVLTTIYRQAAPLANLQTPNEAIEFEKLGLRLADDLIPLGRGDEPICVAVNSFGYGGSNAHVILQSAPAHHAQPNFAKHHCNGKSHANGHPQGNGSAHCNGNGNGKPLDGVALLSGNASLNPHELPLMLPVSARSTEALRANAGNLESCLANEGELHDVLYTAARRRAHLAQRAVVIGSDRSELRQGLRSLAEGQDSPHVVVDSQPFQGRRECVFVFTGMGPQWWGMGQELYRKSDIYRQAVAQADMLFQEIAGFSILTEMLKGESSSRISRTQYAQPANLLIQIGLLEMLEDAGVTPAASVGHSVGELGSAYAAGVLSLEDVLTVSYHRSQLQATTAGTGSMLAVGIGKQEALQRIAGMGDLVSLAAVNGTNTVTLAGDTDTLTELSRQFTAAEIFNKILTVEVPYHSPLMNPLMAALERRLSGLQTSAAKIPLYSTVTGRLVTEASFDASYWPLNIRQPVEFADAVDSILDDGYNTFLEVGPHPVLSSALRDCIHAAGKECRLVHTLHRKQPEIQTVHRAIAGVFTAGCEYEWSRLYRTGKLVSLPNYAWQRERLWLENDRAAQDRINPITHPILGTQEALSAPVWRNDFDHEAVAYLRDHIVAGIPVLPAAAYIESLLELAAIQFPDGAKLAIRNLRIAAPMIIAPDRGLDFTTTYDASRQSAQIRSLENGRLGTGQVHVTASIAPLPASEMKAIDLPDLLTKFDKPADVDSFYRELRQVGLMYGPYFQAVKELRIGRTDRQVLARIEIDDTLREHPAPYKMHPTLLDGCFQTLMSLLVHSDTTYLPTQIGELCLYVDSLPDTVWCLGKMTAQTDRQITCDLTLCDDQGQVVGVVRSLVATAANRPQRTDQFGDVVKRQILDYQWRIADTLDEPRRLGHWLVVGASNDVAQQVSMQIENYGAMISGRVEFGDAFVDDGGLFCIRPDSIDDARQVLNRCGELDGVVFFNSLDVMVADQDPTGEQSIAALVTMTQAMLEIDPTKRPRAYVVTQSAFAVDEEDGPVDPRQTAVNGFVRVAANELEGFHFTSIDLPASTDHATCDAVALELLCDAAEDEVAIRHLARWTSELLESPCLDDDRIEYRIPDDQHPIQIRPLRPGAEQVGTVRILAAPQPAIGPHDVRVRVEKSLLPLNLVLDQSADHIEQPLIEIVGTILEAGDEVDDLRAGMQVCGFAPADLASQLSGRRARFHLVKIPSTDHASQLVANVGILARARCALHGIDLESGDAALVDTSPMSLAVAELLAARGVRVSVVTQDVASAMQNLPSNYNIVPACPESLHDAVQQETGGRGFAVLVAGMQAWLTSFDLRVIVDGGAVIDTDDIPQAFSLPPTIAAIARTDLAVLATKPLRLRAALEHVVGELLKNESPECSALEVSVADVAWQVLPLRETKTQVVISYDTRGQDLPIVQRDDLRLRTDATYLITGGFGGFGRKTARWLIEQGARHLVLTGRAGADDDDKKVFVQELESLGATVHAVACDTSDFGQVQSLLDAIQNQMPPLKGVFHSAAVIMDQAIADIELSNLQNVLRSKALGAWNLHLATEDLDLDHFVLYSSLANQVGNSRQASYCAANGFLNGLAHHRRAIGLPATSVCWGAISDVGVVARDEKLEQFLRYVGLRGLPSAEALGLLRQGLARDVTQFGMVLITSWADWARFETLGGKSPRFAALIEADSAPQDNALRDQLIEELSGLNDADQIDLVAGLIREIVGVVLKSDPEAIAVDRPVSELGVDSLMATEIQQMFDSQLGLKVSVLELVGEATIRSLAVGSLASLGTATSLPSKSASRPAASLDPTAAAPV from the coding sequence ATGACCGATCAACCGCTTGCAGTCGTAGGGATGGCCTGCCGATTTCCGAAGGGACTCGATAGTATCACGCAACTCTGGGAAGCCCTGAAAACGAGGTTCAACGCAATCGATACGATCCCGGCGGACCGTTGGGATGTCGATCGATATTATTCGTCCAATCCGGTCTCCAAAGGGAAGGCGTACATTCGGCGTGGCGGCTTTCTCCATCAAGATCCAACGACCTTTGACGCTTCGTTTTTTGGGATCTCGCCACGCGAAGCGGAGAACATGGACCCGCAGCAACGCCTGATGTTGGAGGTTGTTTGGGAAGCGTTTGAAAATGCGGGGATCCCGCTGCCCGATCAAGCGGGCAAATCGTTCGGTGTCTACGTCGGCGGTTTCATGTTGGACCACATGATCACGCAGATGTCGTCGCGGAATCGTTCGCAGATCAACCAGCACAGTGCTGCGGGGATGATGATGACGATGCTCTCCAACCGCATCTCCCACACCTACGATCTCCGCGGCCCCAGCTTGTCCATCGACACCGCCTGCTCGTCGTCATTGGTCGCGTTCCACTATGCCTGCCAAGATCTCTGGCGTGGGACGGCGCAGATGGCGATCGTCGGGGGCGTGAATGTGATGATGCGTCCCGAATATCCGATGGGGATGTGCAAGGGACACTTCTTGTCGCGCGATGGCGAATCGAAATCGTTCGACGCTCGCGGTGATGGCTACGGACGCGGCGAAGGAGCGGGCGTTGTGCTGCTGAAGCCGTTGGAACACGCGCTCCGCGATGGAGACGAAATCCTCTCAACAGTGATCGGATCGGGAACCAATCAAGACGGCTGCACGGCGGGGATCTCGATGCCCAGCGGCGATGCCCAACGCGCGTTGATCCAGTCGGTTTGCGAGCGTTACCAGATCCATCCGCTGCAGATTAAATATGTCGAATGCCACGGCACGGGAACCGCGATCGGCGATCCTACCGAATGCCAAGCGATCGGCGAAATCTATGGCCAAGGCCGCCATGGCGAAGACCGCGTCGTGATCGGTTCGATCAAAAGCAACACCGGACACATGGAAGCGTGCGCGGGGATCGCCGGCGTGATCAAAGGCGTGCTGACGACGATCTATCGCCAAGCCGCTCCGCTAGCCAATTTACAAACGCCCAACGAAGCGATCGAGTTCGAAAAACTGGGGCTCCGTCTAGCGGACGATCTGATTCCATTGGGCCGCGGCGACGAACCAATCTGCGTCGCTGTCAATTCGTTTGGCTACGGCGGTTCCAACGCGCACGTGATCTTGCAATCGGCACCGGCTCACCACGCCCAGCCAAATTTTGCAAAACACCATTGCAATGGAAAGTCGCACGCAAACGGGCATCCGCAGGGCAACGGATCGGCCCATTGCAACGGCAATGGGAATGGAAAGCCGCTCGATGGGGTCGCTTTGCTTTCGGGAAATGCGAGTCTCAATCCACATGAACTGCCGCTGATGTTGCCGGTCAGCGCGCGTAGCACAGAAGCCCTAAGAGCTAACGCAGGGAACCTCGAATCCTGTTTGGCAAATGAGGGAGAATTGCACGATGTGTTGTATACCGCCGCTCGGCGCCGGGCGCATCTTGCCCAGCGGGCCGTTGTGATCGGCAGCGATCGCAGCGAATTGCGGCAAGGACTTCGCTCGCTCGCCGAAGGGCAGGACTCACCGCATGTCGTCGTCGATTCGCAGCCCTTCCAAGGACGCCGCGAGTGTGTCTTTGTCTTTACAGGGATGGGGCCGCAGTGGTGGGGCATGGGGCAGGAACTCTATCGCAAATCGGACATCTACCGGCAAGCGGTCGCGCAAGCCGACATGCTCTTCCAAGAGATCGCGGGCTTTTCGATCCTGACCGAAATGCTCAAGGGCGAATCGAGTTCGCGGATCTCGCGAACCCAATACGCTCAACCCGCGAACCTGTTGATCCAAATCGGTCTGTTGGAAATGTTGGAAGACGCTGGCGTCACGCCCGCCGCCAGTGTTGGCCATTCGGTTGGTGAACTCGGTTCGGCCTATGCCGCGGGCGTGCTGAGTCTCGAAGATGTCTTGACTGTCAGTTACCATCGCAGCCAATTGCAAGCGACGACAGCCGGAACCGGTTCGATGCTGGCGGTCGGGATTGGCAAACAGGAAGCGTTGCAGCGAATCGCGGGAATGGGCGATCTCGTTTCACTGGCAGCTGTTAATGGAACCAACACCGTGACGTTGGCGGGGGACACCGACACGCTGACCGAACTGTCGCGCCAATTCACGGCGGCCGAGATCTTCAACAAAATATTGACCGTCGAAGTTCCCTATCATAGCCCGTTGATGAATCCATTGATGGCAGCCTTGGAACGCCGGTTGTCCGGTTTGCAGACAAGCGCTGCCAAGATCCCGCTCTATTCGACAGTCACCGGTCGCTTGGTGACCGAGGCTTCGTTCGACGCGTCGTATTGGCCGCTGAACATCCGCCAGCCCGTTGAATTTGCCGATGCGGTCGATTCGATTCTGGACGACGGATACAACACGTTTTTAGAAGTCGGTCCGCACCCCGTGCTGTCGTCGGCGCTCCGCGATTGCATCCACGCCGCGGGGAAGGAATGCCGGTTGGTGCACACGCTGCATCGCAAGCAGCCCGAAATCCAAACCGTTCACCGCGCCATCGCCGGAGTTTTTACGGCCGGATGCGAATACGAATGGTCCCGCCTGTATCGCACCGGAAAACTGGTTTCGTTGCCCAATTACGCCTGGCAGCGCGAGCGATTGTGGTTGGAAAACGACCGCGCCGCGCAGGACCGCATCAACCCGATCACCCATCCCATTTTGGGAACCCAGGAAGCGCTCTCGGCTCCCGTTTGGCGGAACGACTTCGACCACGAAGCCGTTGCCTACTTGAGAGATCACATCGTCGCCGGCATCCCCGTGCTGCCGGCGGCGGCCTACATCGAATCGCTGCTGGAACTGGCGGCGATCCAGTTCCCCGACGGGGCGAAGTTGGCAATTCGCAATTTGCGGATCGCGGCGCCGATGATCATCGCTCCCGACCGTGGACTCGATTTCACGACCACTTACGACGCGTCCCGGCAATCCGCCCAGATCCGCAGCTTGGAAAATGGACGTCTCGGCACGGGGCAGGTCCATGTCACCGCGTCGATCGCTCCGCTTCCCGCTTCCGAAATGAAGGCGATCGATCTGCCGGACCTGCTTACAAAATTCGACAAGCCGGCGGATGTCGATTCCTTTTACAGGGAACTGCGGCAAGTCGGATTGATGTACGGGCCCTATTTCCAAGCGGTCAAAGAACTTCGCATCGGTCGAACCGATCGTCAGGTGCTGGCGCGAATCGAAATCGACGACACGCTTCGCGAACATCCCGCCCCATACAAAATGCACCCGACGCTATTGGATGGTTGCTTCCAAACGTTGATGTCGCTGTTGGTCCATTCGGATACAACCTATCTACCGACACAGATCGGTGAACTCTGCCTGTATGTCGATTCGCTGCCCGACACGGTTTGGTGCCTCGGCAAAATGACAGCCCAAACCGATCGGCAGATCACTTGCGACCTGACCCTTTGCGACGACCAGGGTCAGGTTGTCGGTGTGGTCCGTTCGCTGGTGGCGACCGCCGCCAATCGGCCGCAACGGACCGACCAGTTCGGCGACGTCGTCAAGCGACAGATCCTCGATTACCAATGGCGAATCGCCGATACGCTCGACGAACCGCGCCGACTGGGGCATTGGTTGGTGGTGGGAGCTTCCAACGATGTGGCTCAACAGGTTTCGATGCAGATCGAAAACTATGGCGCGATGATTTCGGGAAGAGTCGAGTTTGGCGATGCCTTTGTCGACGACGGCGGCCTGTTTTGCATCCGTCCCGATTCGATCGACGACGCGCGACAGGTATTGAACCGCTGTGGCGAATTGGATGGCGTCGTCTTCTTCAACAGCCTCGACGTGATGGTTGCCGATCAGGATCCGACGGGCGAACAATCGATCGCAGCCCTCGTCACGATGACCCAAGCGATGTTGGAGATCGATCCCACGAAACGACCACGAGCCTATGTTGTCACTCAGTCGGCGTTTGCTGTCGATGAAGAGGATGGCCCAGTCGATCCGCGTCAGACGGCCGTCAACGGTTTTGTTCGCGTCGCCGCCAACGAACTCGAAGGCTTCCATTTCACGTCGATCGATCTACCGGCGTCGACTGATCACGCGACCTGCGACGCCGTCGCATTGGAACTGTTGTGCGACGCGGCGGAGGATGAAGTTGCGATTCGGCACCTCGCCCGTTGGACCAGCGAGTTGCTGGAATCGCCTTGCCTGGACGACGATCGAATCGAATACCGAATCCCCGACGATCAACATCCAATTCAGATCCGACCGTTGCGGCCCGGTGCCGAACAGGTCGGAACGGTCCGAATTCTGGCCGCTCCCCAACCGGCGATCGGTCCCCACGACGTGCGGGTTCGCGTGGAAAAGTCGTTGCTGCCACTGAATTTGGTTTTGGATCAATCGGCGGATCATATCGAACAACCGCTGATCGAAATCGTCGGAACGATTCTCGAAGCTGGCGACGAAGTCGACGATTTGCGTGCCGGCATGCAGGTCTGCGGGTTTGCTCCCGCCGATCTCGCCAGCCAGCTATCCGGTCGCCGCGCTCGCTTTCATCTGGTCAAAATTCCATCGACGGACCATGCATCCCAGTTAGTTGCTAACGTTGGGATCCTCGCTCGAGCACGTTGTGCTCTGCATGGGATCGATCTCGAATCGGGCGACGCGGCGCTAGTCGATACGAGTCCGATGTCGCTGGCCGTTGCCGAATTGCTCGCCGCACGCGGCGTGCGCGTCTCGGTAGTGACACAGGATGTGGCGTCGGCCATGCAAAATCTGCCGTCGAATTACAACATCGTTCCCGCTTGTCCGGAGAGCCTTCATGACGCGGTGCAGCAGGAAACGGGAGGGCGTGGTTTTGCGGTGCTGGTCGCGGGAATGCAGGCTTGGCTGACATCGTTCGATCTGCGTGTGATCGTCGATGGTGGCGCGGTGATCGATACCGACGACATACCTCAAGCGTTCTCCTTGCCGCCGACGATCGCTGCGATTGCCAGGACCGATCTGGCTGTCTTGGCAACCAAACCGTTGCGGCTCCGCGCCGCGCTGGAGCATGTTGTCGGCGAGCTGCTGAAAAACGAATCGCCCGAGTGTTCGGCGCTAGAAGTTTCGGTGGCCGATGTTGCGTGGCAGGTTTTGCCGCTGCGTGAAACCAAAACACAAGTCGTGATCTCCTACGACACCCGCGGCCAAGATCTGCCGATTGTGCAACGCGACGATCTGCGTTTGCGGACCGACGCAACCTATCTGATCACTGGCGGATTTGGGGGCTTCGGCCGCAAGACCGCTCGTTGGTTGATCGAACAAGGCGCCCGGCATCTCGTGTTAACCGGACGCGCCGGCGCTGACGATGACGACAAAAAAGTGTTCGTCCAGGAACTCGAAAGCCTCGGCGCAACGGTTCATGCCGTGGCGTGCGATACGTCCGATTTCGGCCAGGTTCAGTCGCTGTTGGACGCGATCCAAAACCAGATGCCTCCGTTGAAGGGAGTCTTCCATTCGGCGGCGGTGATCATGGATCAAGCGATTGCCGACATCGAGCTTTCCAACCTGCAAAACGTGCTGCGCAGCAAGGCCCTGGGCGCATGGAATCTGCACCTCGCTACCGAGGATCTCGACCTCGATCACTTTGTGCTCTATTCCTCGCTGGCCAATCAAGTCGGCAACAGCCGGCAAGCGTCCTACTGTGCGGCCAATGGTTTCCTGAACGGTTTGGCTCACCATCGCAGGGCGATCGGACTGCCGGCGACAAGCGTCTGCTGGGGAGCGATCTCGGATGTCGGCGTCGTCGCTCGAGATGAAAAACTGGAGCAGTTCCTGAGGTATGTCGGTCTGCGTGGGCTGCCATCGGCAGAAGCGTTGGGCTTGCTGCGGCAGGGGCTCGCCCGCGATGTGACGCAGTTCGGCATGGTCCTGATCACCTCCTGGGCCGATTGGGCGCGGTTCGAAACCTTGGGGGGCAAGTCGCCTCGCTTTGCCGCGTTGATCGAAGCCGATTCGGCACCGCAAGACAACGCCTTGCGCGATCAATTGATCGAAGAACTCTCGGGGCTCAACGACGCCGACCAGATCGATCTGGTTGCCGGACTGATTCGCGAGATCGTTGGCGTCGTCCTCAAGTCGGATCCCGAAGCGATCGCCGTGGATCGGCCGGTCAGCGAATTGGGAGTCGATTCGTTGATGGCGACCGAGATCCAACAAATGTTCGATAGCCAGCTGGGACTAAAAGTTTCGGTCCTCGAATTAGTCGGTGAAGCCACGATCCGATCGCTGGCGGTCGGATCACTCGCTTCCCTTGGAACGGCAACCTCGCTGCCCAGCAAGTCGGCCAGCCGACCGGCAGCGTCGTTGGATCCCACAGCGGCCGCCCCTGTGTAA
- a CDS encoding MDR family NADPH-dependent oxidoreductase produces MKQIRFEKFGPPSQVAKCVTVAAVGEPSAWEVVVDIEAFPINPADLATLAGRYGSLPKLPAAIGMEAVGRVARCGEAVKDLQVGDRVMVTANNNWAQQRKVPAAAVHKLPAEGDLHQFALMKVNPATALLLLEHDGQLKPKDWLIQNAPLSSVGRCIIQIARVQGLRTINVVRRPESIDHVKRFGGDVAVVDGPQLEQRVREAIKNQPLRLGLDAVAGASTSRLAACLSEGGTIVNYGMLSGEECCIGGDQLIFRGIRLEGFWLSKRLNRMTLPQRTALYDAISEMIARKTLHFEVDSSFAMDEIAAALARAEEPGRSGKVIVSVAGQSA; encoded by the coding sequence ATGAAACAGATTCGATTTGAAAAGTTTGGCCCGCCAAGCCAAGTCGCCAAATGCGTGACCGTCGCTGCAGTGGGCGAACCGTCGGCGTGGGAGGTGGTTGTCGACATCGAAGCGTTCCCGATCAACCCAGCCGATCTGGCGACATTGGCGGGCCGCTACGGCTCGCTCCCCAAATTGCCCGCCGCGATCGGGATGGAAGCTGTCGGACGGGTGGCGCGGTGCGGCGAAGCGGTCAAAGATTTGCAAGTCGGCGACCGTGTGATGGTGACCGCCAACAACAACTGGGCTCAACAGCGAAAAGTTCCCGCCGCGGCCGTGCACAAATTGCCTGCCGAAGGGGACCTGCATCAGTTTGCGTTGATGAAAGTGAATCCGGCGACGGCGCTACTGTTGTTGGAACACGATGGTCAATTGAAGCCCAAGGACTGGTTGATTCAGAACGCGCCATTATCGAGCGTCGGTCGCTGCATCATTCAGATCGCGCGGGTTCAAGGTCTGCGGACGATCAATGTCGTGCGACGCCCCGAATCGATCGACCACGTCAAACGTTTCGGTGGCGATGTCGCGGTTGTCGACGGGCCCCAGTTGGAACAACGCGTCCGCGAAGCGATCAAGAACCAACCTTTGCGATTGGGGCTCGATGCCGTCGCCGGTGCGAGCACCAGTCGCTTGGCCGCGTGCCTTAGCGAAGGGGGAACGATCGTCAACTATGGGATGCTGTCGGGGGAGGAGTGTTGCATCGGTGGCGACCAGTTGATCTTTCGCGGCATCCGCTTGGAGGGCTTCTGGCTGTCCAAGCGTTTGAATCGCATGACCTTGCCACAACGAACGGCACTCTATGACGCGATCAGCGAGATGATCGCACGGAAAACGTTGCACTTCGAAGTCGATTCGTCCTTCGCGATGGATGAGATCGCCGCCGCGCTGGCTCGCGCCGAAGAACCGGGGCGCAGTGGCAAAGTGATAGTTTCTGTTGCCGGACAATCCGCCTGA
- a CDS encoding aminotransferase class I/II-fold pyridoxal phosphate-dependent enzyme, whose amino-acid sequence MSVKSSLERLKMQIRRESSDSEEDNAAKKPPQSRGEVKASPAFYQFDKFPEYKEFTTMEWYLDKEKYPRTQFLKRLSVSDATVNLEGREMINYSTYNYLGLAGDARVKEAAKRAVDTFGTSTGSGRSITGEIELHRAFENEICEVLGTEDAVLSVGGYSTNTFAIGYLCRNKDLILYDELIHNSALAGCKMTAARRIGFPHNDYEALEALLAENRGKFERVLILVEGVYSMDGDIPDLPRLIDIKRRYKALLMVDEAHSFGIIGPNGLGVTDYFDFDPHDVDIYFGSLSKSFGTCGGYIAGPKPLIAMLKYFAPGVLLYGAAPTPANTAAGLEALRIMRAEPQRARRLVDNARYFVQRAKAAGLDTYNSHDSAVVPLMCRDSELALWLSMALFGQGICAYPMLHPIVPRDKSRLRFFINTFHTHQQLDYTIQCIVDNLRVAPKSKGVF is encoded by the coding sequence ATGAGCGTTAAATCGAGCCTCGAGCGATTGAAGATGCAGATCCGGCGGGAGAGTTCCGATTCGGAAGAGGATAACGCCGCGAAGAAACCGCCCCAATCGCGCGGCGAAGTCAAAGCTTCGCCAGCCTTCTATCAATTCGACAAGTTTCCCGAATACAAAGAATTCACCACGATGGAGTGGTACCTGGATAAGGAGAAATATCCACGCACCCAGTTCCTCAAGCGGCTTTCGGTTTCCGATGCGACAGTGAATCTCGAAGGTCGCGAGATGATCAACTATTCGACCTACAACTATCTTGGGCTGGCCGGGGATGCCCGTGTCAAAGAGGCGGCCAAACGAGCGGTCGACACGTTTGGAACCAGCACCGGTTCGGGGCGTTCGATCACCGGCGAGATCGAATTGCACCGGGCATTCGAAAATGAGATCTGCGAGGTTCTGGGAACCGAAGATGCCGTGCTGTCGGTCGGCGGATACAGCACCAACACGTTTGCCATCGGTTATCTGTGTCGCAACAAAGACTTAATCCTCTACGACGAACTGATCCACAATTCGGCGCTGGCCGGATGCAAGATGACCGCGGCGCGACGAATCGGTTTCCCACACAACGACTACGAAGCGTTGGAGGCTCTGCTAGCCGAGAACCGCGGTAAATTTGAACGCGTGTTGATCCTGGTCGAAGGGGTCTACAGCATGGATGGCGACATCCCCGACCTGCCTCGGTTGATCGATATCAAACGAAGGTACAAGGCGTTGTTGATGGTCGACGAAGCGCATTCCTTTGGAATCATCGGCCCCAACGGTTTGGGCGTCACCGATTACTTCGACTTCGATCCGCACGACGTCGACATCTATTTCGGTTCGCTGAGCAAATCGTTTGGAACGTGCGGAGGCTACATCGCAGGCCCCAAGCCGCTGATCGCGATGCTCAAATATTTTGCTCCCGGCGTGTTGTTATACGGCGCCGCGCCGACACCCGCCAACACCGCTGCGGGGCTGGAAGCGCTGCGGATCATGCGGGCCGAACCCCAGCGGGCGCGGCGGCTTGTCGACAACGCCCGCTACTTTGTCCAGCGTGCCAAAGCGGCGGGGCTAGACACCTACAACAGCCACGATTCGGCAGTCGTTCCGCTGATGTGCCGCGATTCTGAACTGGCGTTATGGCTTTCAATGGCGTTGTTTGGACAAGGGATCTGCGCCTACCCGATGCTGCATCCGATCGTCCCACGCGACAAATCGCGCCTGCGATTTTTCATCAACACCTTCCATACGCACCAGCAACTCGATTACACGATCCAGTGCATCGTCGACAACCTGCGCGTCGCGCCGAAATCGAAGGGGGTGTTTTAG
- a CDS encoding MBL fold metallo-hydrolase produces MPTSNEAVKLQHDAGAAPTAAEAVRAIDGIAPTTGTARQVADGVWWIRLPVAAGPGHVNVYALQDRDGIVLVDTGTNAPQTLQALTEALCILEPNHGTIRRVVVTHHHPDHIGLAGWFAERGAEIVATRGTLAVAHRMLHDKTLSRTPEEIDFAVLAGMKDLELAAFIRRPKRRYADGVAMLPNATSVIADGETLQIGKRCWTAIVGNGHAVDHLTLCSNDGLAITGDQILPGMSTNLNVPADQPDLDPISAWRDTCRRIGEHIDERSVCLPGHHTPFTGIAIRSRQMAASQEAVVSRLLEHLQRPRTAIDCLAAIYRRTLSLAERAFLFPEAVGYMNHLANRGEIVGLRRGKTMVWQKQRRPRGDTIRREASPAISRPYNFSSEVDESR; encoded by the coding sequence ATGCCGACATCGAACGAAGCTGTCAAATTGCAGCATGATGCCGGCGCTGCGCCCACGGCGGCGGAAGCTGTCCGGGCGATCGACGGCATCGCTCCCACAACGGGAACTGCGCGGCAGGTCGCCGACGGCGTGTGGTGGATCCGTCTGCCCGTTGCCGCCGGGCCGGGGCATGTCAATGTCTATGCGTTGCAAGATCGCGATGGCATCGTGTTGGTCGACACCGGAACCAACGCGCCGCAAACGCTGCAAGCTTTGACGGAGGCTCTTTGCATCTTAGAACCAAATCACGGCACGATTCGCCGCGTTGTGGTGACACACCACCATCCCGATCACATCGGGCTGGCGGGGTGGTTCGCCGAGCGCGGAGCCGAGATCGTGGCGACGCGAGGGACCCTCGCCGTGGCGCATCGCATGTTGCACGACAAGACGCTGTCGCGGACGCCCGAAGAGATCGATTTTGCAGTCCTCGCTGGTATGAAGGATCTGGAATTGGCTGCCTTCATCCGCCGCCCCAAGCGACGCTACGCCGATGGCGTTGCCATGCTGCCCAACGCGACCAGCGTCATTGCCGACGGGGAAACATTGCAGATTGGAAAGCGTTGCTGGACAGCCATCGTTGGCAACGGGCACGCGGTCGATCATCTGACGCTCTGCTCCAACGACGGGCTAGCGATCACCGGCGATCAAATCTTGCCCGGCATGTCGACGAACCTAAACGTTCCGGCAGACCAACCCGACTTGGATCCGATTTCCGCTTGGCGAGACACCTGTCGCCGTATCGGCGAACACATCGACGAGCGATCGGTCTGCCTGCCCGGACACCATACTCCGTTCACGGGAATCGCGATTCGATCTCGGCAGATGGCTGCCAGCCAAGAGGCAGTCGTGTCTCGGTTGCTGGAACATCTGCAGCGGCCTCGGACGGCGATCGATTGCCTGGCGGCGATCTATCGACGGACGTTAAGCCTTGCAGAACGAGCGTTTCTGTTTCCCGAAGCGGTCGGCTACATGAACCATTTGGCCAACCGTGGCGAGATCGTTGGCCTGCGGCGCGGCAAAACGATGGTCTGGCAAAAACAGCGTCGCCCACGCGGCGATACGATCCGGCGCGAGGCCTCACCGGCAATCTCGCGTCCGTACAACTTCTCTTCCGAGGTCGATGAATCCCGATGA